The sequence ACCACTTGTCGCCAACCTTTCCGGAGCCGCGGGGAATCAATCCGTAACCGTATCTATTCGCGAGTTATCTTTGGGACAAATCTCAACCAAAGACCTTCTGTATGTGGTAGCAAAAGAGATCCCTATTGGCGCCCTCGTACTTCTTGACCATTCCTTCACTATACGGGCCAGGTTCGATAGCGGTTATCATCAGTTTGGCCGCTCAAATTGCAACGTATGAGAATCACACTAGCATGGCGAGTGTCTATGGAGGTGTTGTGACAGTACTTGCTGTTGTTGCAATGATAGCGACGCTCACTTTAACCATGGCTTACCCTTTTATAATTCACCTTCGGCAAAAACAGTAGCGCAACTTCCTAACAGGCTAACCGGATAGAACGCCACCGTCTTTTAGTTTCTCAATTTTTTGGATTAAATAAAGACTCTTTACAGGGGATACGCCTATAGTTTATGACACGTCATTAAATAAGCCCGCATTAAGCGGGCTGAAAGTATGTTAGAAACCAATTCGGTATGACATGGTAGAAAGATGATCCCCTCTGTCATATTGATACGTATAAACCAAACTCTGATTGTTATTGATTGTATAGCCTACATCCGCAATCAAATCCCAATTTCTAAAACTTGATCGACGACCATTTTCTTCCTGTAGATCATTGAAGCTAAATGTGTATTCAGGTGTAACACTCAACCAAATATTATTACTTGTATTGTAGACCATATTTAGCGATAACTGAGTATAGTAAGCGGTGTTCAACATTGATTGATGTTCAAACGAACCTAAAGCTAGCTCTGGAACCAGACGAATATCTTTATTAAGCGGCACGTTTACGTGCACACCAAGCTCGCCTGTGTTCGATCGGATGTTTCTATTATCAAAGTTTGAATCA is a genomic window of Vibrio sp. CB1-14 containing:
- a CDS encoding magnesium transporter — protein: MLEQSGVFGGDESRTMLVLKRNLRRLTFLMPSVALSYAAISIIAMYEPIIEQIAVLAAVLPLVANLSGAAGNQSVTVSIRELSLGQISTKDLLYVVAKEIPIGALVLLDHSFTIRARFDSGYHQFGRSNCNV